The genomic segment CCGCCAGGCCTTGGGATCAGGTGAAGCGACAGGTTGGCCGTTCCTGTTTCAGATATCGAGGGCAAAGCGGATTGCCCGCCCGACATCAACCATCTTCCCCGGAGGCAAGGATGTGATCAATGATCCGATTTTTCCCTTCGAAACAGTCTGCAAATGGTCACAGTTGACAGCGCAATCCAAGGGCACGCCGTCGGCTTTCGAGAGAAACACCTCGGACGGTATGTTGCGGACCGTGCTTGTAATGGGAGCGACGGTCACTTCACCAAGATATTCCAAGACGGAATCTCGTGTTAGGATAAGAACTGGCCTCTTTTTATCTGGCCGTGTGAACTTGTACCAACGTATTTCGCCGTGTTTCATTCGTCACCCCAAGCTTGCTCAGTTTCCCAAACCGAAAACTCATCGGCAGCAACTGGCTGCCGTTCGTACCCTTGGCGGTGCTCACGCTCCAGTTGCTCAAGGCTGTAGCGGGCAAGTGCCTCACGAAGCGCCTTTCTGGTGAAAGCAGAACGACTTGTGTGAAGTTGCTTCGAAACGCGGTCGACCGCTTTGACAAGATCATCATCAAGGGTCATTTGAATGGTTCTCATATCACACCTCCGAAATATGGATTTTTATAGCTATATTAATCCACACTTTAGGCCATGTCAAATTAATTTATTCGGCCAACGAATAATTAACCGGCTGCCGAAAGCCGCAGGCTTTTGGCAGTCGGGTTGAATGACAGGTTCGACGCCCCTTTCTATTCATGGAACACACGAACACTCGGGACCTACTCACTCTTTCCTGCGGACAACTGACGACTGTCAATGGACATTACCCGATTTCGGTTTAACCTGTTATTTCATTATTGACACAACGTATCTTCCGTATTACACTTTCTAAAATTGCGATACAGAAAGGTGCAGCCTGATGCCGTTAAGTTTGAGAATACCTCCCCAAAAAGAAGAGATCATTAAAAAGGCCGCCCAAAAGGCAGGAAAAACCAAGTCGGCGTATATTCTTGAGGCCGTAGATGAAAAATTGGGCTTGGTGGAAAACAGGGAACAGATAATTCGAGAACTTGCGGGCTGGCTGTCTCATGATGAGGCCCAGGAGTTGAGAAAAGCAACCGAGATATTCAACCAGGTTGCCGAAGGGGATTGGGATTGAAACTTGTACTGGATACGAATGTTTACAGCGATTATGCTGAGGGCCTGGCTGCAACAGTGGATTTTATGGCTGTCCATGGCCGGCAACTGTATTTGCCCGCTGTGGTTGTTGGAGAACTGAATTTCGGATTTATGAAAGGTCGTCAGCAGCAATTGAATGAAAGCAAGTTACAGCAGTTTATCAGCCGGTTGAAAGTCGAACTCATTGATGTTAATGCAGATGTTGCCAGAAAATACGCTATCATCTATCTATCTTTGAAAAAAAAGGGAACCAAAATACCGATCAATGATGTATGGATTGCGGCATCCTGTATGGAAGTTGGAGGGACCCTGCTGACGAGAGACAGACATTTCAAAGTTGTTGAACAGATAGAGACGGTTGTCCTGTCATGACAGCAGGATAGGCAGGCTAATTATCATCCTCCTAAGTTGAGCGATTGTCGAGGTTGCTGCAGATACAAGGAAGATGTCGTTCCGCTATAGTCTACTATGCGGGACGGCATCTAACGCAGTAGATGCGGTAAGATCGGCAATCCCGACTTGTTGGGTCGTCTTGTCCGGCGTAGCTCGAAGAGCGAAGTCTGAAGCTGCAAACGAAGCCCAAAGGGTTTCAAATTTTAAAAATATAAATCAATATAATTCATTAAAAAGAAAAGATGTTTGATCCCCTTTTAAAATTTGAAACGCTCAGCTTAGGATCCTAATTGAGAGCATGGAGGCGTCTCGTGAAACGTGCCCTGATTCTATTAATAGCCATTTTGACATCATCGCTTGCCTTTGCCACAGTAGAGGACGGTAAAACGCTCTTTGAACAAAAGTGCGACAAATGCCACTCCCTTGAACGTTCTTTAAAAAAAACCAAAGATTTGGCCGCATGGAAGAAAACAAACCTGAGGATGATGAAAAAGTCTCGGGGAGATATTACCGAACAAGATGTCGAAAAAATATCAGACTATCTGGCCGGCAGAGGCAAACCGGTCAAACCCGCGGTTGAAGCAAAACCGGAAAAAGAAGCTAAGATGGTTGAAAAACATGATTTGTTCGATTTTAAAAAAGTCCGGGTAGACCAGTTCATAGATCCTGCGGTCTGCGGGGACTGTCATTCTGAAAAATTCCAGCAATGGAACGGTTCGATGCACAGCAAGGCCTTTGCTGATCCGCTCTGGCGGGCTGCAACAAAGCTGTTTTTCAAAGAATCGGTCAAAGAAGAAGCACTCCTCGAGATGAAAGCCTGTATCAAATGTCATACCCCTCTAGGTTTCCGCTCCCACAGCATCTCTTCTCCGAAAGATGATTTTGACAAACTTGCCGAGCTGCCTGCGCAAGGAATTTTCTGCAACTGGTGTCATAACATCAATGAAGTGAAACATATCGGCAATGACGGATATGAGGTGGCCCCGGGAGGCGGCGAGGAAGATCCATCAACGATGCTGGGCCCGCTGAAAGATGCATATTCGGATTTTCACCCGACGAAATATTCGGAACTGCATACCCGAGCCGAATTCTGCGGGCTCTGTCATAATGTTTCCCACGCGGCAAACAACCTGCCTTTGGAACAGACCTATAACGAATGGAAAAACAGCCCATACAATACCAAAAATCCCGCGACCACGGTAAACTGCCAGGACTGCCACATGAGACAAAGACCGGGAATTCCTGCAACCGGAAAAACCCCGCGACCCGACAACCCGGGAAAGGCCGCTGATGACGGACCAGACCGCAAGCATATCTGGACCCATTACTTTGTGGGCGCAAATGCACTGATCACAAAGCTTCTCAACAGCGAAATACATGCCCAGATGGCGGTGGAACGACTCAAAAACGCCGCAGACTTAGAGCTTATCAAGAGTGAATCCTACACGCAAAACGGACTTTCCCATATTTCGGTGAAGGTCACTAACTCCGGAGCAGGGCATTATCTTCCCACAGGGTTAACCGAAGTCAGGCAGATGTGGCTGGATGTAACCATTACCGATTCTGCCGGCAAAACGATTTTCAGATCCGGCGCTCTCGATACCAACGGCAATCTTGATGAACATGCGGTGTTATATTACACACTGCTTGGCAATGAAAAGGGAGCGCCTGTTGTCAACGTTGCCATGGCCGACAGGATACTTTATGACCACCGCATCCCGCCAAAAGGCTATTTGATTGAAAAATATTCTTTTCAAATACCTTCGGAAGCGGTTTCGCCGTTAACGGTGGCAGCAACCCTCAAATACCGCAGTGCATCTCAGTCGCTTGCAAGAAAATTGCTTGGAAACAGTGCACCTGAAATTACGGTTGTGGACATGGTTGGCGTGGTTGATAAACTGGAATTTTGATATTTATAACGTATCGTCAAAAGTGAAATTCTTTGCTCCGGATTAAAACAGGCTTCAGCTTATGACTTACTGTTGCGGGGTTCAATTATCGGATATTCATACACCTTTCCGGCGTAGTTTCTGATCAACCATCTTTCCGGCTTTTTTTCGATCACATATTCGGGAATCAGCGGTATTTTCCCACCGCCGCCAGGCAAATCGACCATGTAGTGGGGAACACACAATCCTGAAGTATGGCCCTGCAGCGCATCCATGATCTTCAGCCCCGCATCCAAACCGGTCTGAAAATGCCGGGTGCCGAGCACAAGATCCGGATGGTGCAAGTAGTATGGTTTTACCCTGATTTTCAGGAGATTTTGCATCAAGGACGTCATGATCTCAGGATCATCATTCACACCCTTTAGCAGAACTGTCTGACAACCCAGGGGAATGCCGGCATCGGCCAGCATATGGCAGGCAACCGCAGACTCGTCTGTTATTTCCTGCGGGTGGTTCATGTGAACATTGATAAAAAGGGGATGAAACGCTTTTAATGTTTGGACAAGATTGCGTGTAATGCGCTGGGGCAAGGTGCAGGGAATCCTTGTGTGAATGCGGATAATCTCCACATGCGATACAGCACGGATATTCTTCAAAATGTGATCAAGGTCATCGTCATCAAGCAGCAGCGGATCGCCGCCCGACAGGATGACATCCCTGACTTCCGGATGATCCCTGATATACTCAAGGCCCGTATCAATCGTCTCGCGGGTGATCAGAAATGAATCTTTTACCTTGCGTTTACGCATGCAATAGCGACAATACACAGCACATTGACCGGACACCAGGAACACGACCCGATCCGGATAACGGTGAATCAGATTGGGAACCGGTGAATACGCTTCTTCCGACAGCGGGTCTTCCTTGCCCTCTCGATCCTGGATTTCGGCTATATTCGGCACTACCTGCTCCCAGATGGGATCATTCGGCTGACGGATCAGGGACAGGTAATACGGATTGATTCTCAGGGGATATTTTTCAATCACCTGCTGCACCTGTGCCTGCTGCACGGGTAAATGCCGGGCCAATTGGCCGGCAGTTACCACACTAGCAGCCAGGATTGCCTTCCAGTCGGAAAATTCTTTTTTCATACTTAACATAGACAAACCGGGACCTAAAATGATTTATTTATCACGAAAACACGAAGAATATTAGAATTTCGGGCGCAGATTAGTAACCGGTTCACATTTTTTCAATATTTTTATGGCCGCCTGCTTGACCTCCATATCCGAATCTGAAAGCATCGCTTTGATCTCGTCTTTAAGCCCCGCCAGTTTTTCCAGGCCGGCCACGCCGATCTGTTTTAACGCCATGGCTCGAATCCGCGGATTGGAATCTTTCAAACATTTGAGGTATGCCGCCAAATGTGTTTCCGGCCGGGCGATTAACCCCAGAAGCACCAGGGCATCCAAGCGAAGATCGGCGTCCCGGTGCTTCAGATATTGCGAATAAACTGCTTCGACTTCCCGGTGTTTGCCATAAAACCGCCAGAGGTTATAAAGAATGCACCGTTGTTGCTCAAGAGGACCGTGCTGCAGGCGTTCCAGCATCAGATTGAAGATGCGGTCATCCCGAAAGTTGGAAAGGGCATTGACCGCGGTTTGCTGGACTTGAATATCCGTATCATAAAGGAGTTCAATCAACGGAATTGCAGCCTGGGCATTCCCTTCCCATCCCAATGCAAAAGCAGCATTCATCCGCACTTCAGGATCGTAGTGTTTCAGGGCTCCCAGCAGCTTGTCGATTAAAATCTGCCGTTCTTTGAGAAAAGGAAGGGTTACGCTGAGTTGCACGGAAGCAAAATGGCGGACTTCTTCGTCTTCCTGAGGATCCATCATGATCTGATACAAGGACCAAACCACTTCCTGTTTTGCGAAACCGCCCAAAAGCAAAATTATGTTGCGTTTTAATTTGTTATGGGCGTATTTCAGCGCTTTGAGTAAGACGGGAATCGCCCGGTCCTTTTCTTGGAAAAAAAGTTCCATTGATTCGATATACCGGCCGGCCTTTTCCAAAAGGCGTTCTGGAGATTCAAAATCGATTACCTTGCGCTTAGTCATCATCTGACCCAAAGAAAAAGAGTAAAGAATCCGGGCCCAAAGAACCCGGCTCTGAGGACCAGGTTTTCCAGGTTTAGATAAGTTGTCGGGTTTTTAAACCCAAAAAAGGTTGACTGGGTTTTAAGCCCAAACAACCTTTTTGAAAGATCGTTCTGAAAATAGATATTTTCTTTAAACGCTATGTCGATATTTTCGCAAAATCGGCAAATAATCCAAACAAATCCGATATGAGTCCCAGCAAGGAAAGTCGGTTGTTGCGTATTTTTTTGTTTTCAACCATCACCATGACCCCGTCAAAAAAAGCATCTACCGAATCACGCAGCGAGGCTATTTCGCGCAGGGCCTGATCCAAACGTCCTTTTTCCAGAAGGCTGGCGACTTTATTATTTACGGCCTTATAGGCTGCGTACAGCGCCGATTCGGATTCATTTTCAAACAGGCTTGTATCGACATCTTTACGGGTGGGAAGATCCGCCTTTTTAATAATATTGACGACCCGCTTGAAAGCCACCGCCAGCGGTTCAAAATCCGGGGCGGTTTTAAGCTCTTGAAGCGCCCGCACTCGATTCCATACATCCGTCACATTATCCGCGGAAACATCGGCAACCGCCGCAATGACATCTTTAGAGAAACCTTCTTCCGACAGTTGATGGGTCATGCGGTTTTGCAGGAATTTGTAAACCAGGTCGGCTATTTCGTCGATTTGCTTTGCGCCTTTTAAGCCGTAAGTGTTTAGGCTCTTTGCAATCAACTCCCTTAAGGAAAATGAAAAGCCCTGATGGTGCATGATCTGGATAATACCGATACCCTGCCGCCGCAGCGCATAGGGATCGGAGGCGCCTGTGGGAATAAGTCCTACTGAGAAGAATCCGCAAATGGAATCAATCTTGTCGGCAATGCCGAGCAAACCTCCGGTGACCGTTTCCGGCAGGGGGCCGCCCGAATAAGTCGGCCGGTAATGTTCTTCAATCGCTACCGCCACATCTTTGGGTTCTTTCTTGATGGTGGCGTAATTTCTTCCCATCACACCCTGTAAATTTGGAAACTCAGAGACAACCTGGCTTTCCAGGTCAGCCTTACACAGCCAAGCGGCCCGGGACACCTGTTTTTTCAGATCCGAACTCTGCCCGCTAACATCCGCCAGATACTCGGCTACCTTTTGAACCCGCTTGACCTTTTCGTACATGGTCCCCAACTTGGCCTGAAAAAGGACCCCTTTAAGCCTTTCTACCCATTCATCCAGGGATTCCTGCACATCGCTT from the Candidatus Desulfatibia profunda genome contains:
- a CDS encoding type II toxin-antitoxin system PemK/MazF family toxin; protein product: MKHGEIRWYKFTRPDKKRPVLILTRDSVLEYLGEVTVAPITSTVRNIPSEVFLSKADGVPLDCAVNCDHLQTVSKGKIGSLITSLPPGKMVDVGRAIRFALDI
- a CDS encoding ribbon-helix-helix protein, CopG family produces the protein MRTIQMTLDDDLVKAVDRVSKQLHTSRSAFTRKALREALARYSLEQLEREHRQGYERQPVAADEFSVWETEQAWGDE
- a CDS encoding DUF1778 domain-containing protein, which gives rise to MPLSLRIPPQKEEIIKKAAQKAGKTKSAYILEAVDEKLGLVENREQIIRELAGWLSHDEAQELRKATEIFNQVAEGDWD
- a CDS encoding type II toxin-antitoxin system VapC family toxin; the protein is MKLVLDTNVYSDYAEGLAATVDFMAVHGRQLYLPAVVVGELNFGFMKGRQQQLNESKLQQFISRLKVELIDVNADVARKYAIIYLSLKKKGTKIPINDVWIAASCMEVGGTLLTRDRHFKVVEQIETVVLS
- a CDS encoding cytochrome c554 family protein, with the translated sequence MKRALILLIAILTSSLAFATVEDGKTLFEQKCDKCHSLERSLKKTKDLAAWKKTNLRMMKKSRGDITEQDVEKISDYLAGRGKPVKPAVEAKPEKEAKMVEKHDLFDFKKVRVDQFIDPAVCGDCHSEKFQQWNGSMHSKAFADPLWRAATKLFFKESVKEEALLEMKACIKCHTPLGFRSHSISSPKDDFDKLAELPAQGIFCNWCHNINEVKHIGNDGYEVAPGGGEEDPSTMLGPLKDAYSDFHPTKYSELHTRAEFCGLCHNVSHAANNLPLEQTYNEWKNSPYNTKNPATTVNCQDCHMRQRPGIPATGKTPRPDNPGKAADDGPDRKHIWTHYFVGANALITKLLNSEIHAQMAVERLKNAADLELIKSESYTQNGLSHISVKVTNSGAGHYLPTGLTEVRQMWLDVTITDSAGKTIFRSGALDTNGNLDEHAVLYYTLLGNEKGAPVVNVAMADRILYDHRIPPKGYLIEKYSFQIPSEAVSPLTVAATLKYRSASQSLARKLLGNSAPEITVVDMVGVVDKLEF
- a CDS encoding KamA family radical SAM protein, translated to MKKEFSDWKAILAASVVTAGQLARHLPVQQAQVQQVIEKYPLRINPYYLSLIRQPNDPIWEQVVPNIAEIQDREGKEDPLSEEAYSPVPNLIHRYPDRVVFLVSGQCAVYCRYCMRKRKVKDSFLITRETIDTGLEYIRDHPEVRDVILSGGDPLLLDDDDLDHILKNIRAVSHVEIIRIHTRIPCTLPQRITRNLVQTLKAFHPLFINVHMNHPQEITDESAVACHMLADAGIPLGCQTVLLKGVNDDPEIMTSLMQNLLKIRVKPYYLHHPDLVLGTRHFQTGLDAGLKIMDALQGHTSGLCVPHYMVDLPGGGGKIPLIPEYVIEKKPERWLIRNYAGKVYEYPIIEPRNSKS
- a CDS encoding HEAT repeat domain-containing protein gives rise to the protein MMTKRKVIDFESPERLLEKAGRYIESMELFFQEKDRAIPVLLKALKYAHNKLKRNIILLLGGFAKQEVVWSLYQIMMDPQEDEEVRHFASVQLSVTLPFLKERQILIDKLLGALKHYDPEVRMNAAFALGWEGNAQAAIPLIELLYDTDIQVQQTAVNALSNFRDDRIFNLMLERLQHGPLEQQRCILYNLWRFYGKHREVEAVYSQYLKHRDADLRLDALVLLGLIARPETHLAAYLKCLKDSNPRIRAMALKQIGVAGLEKLAGLKDEIKAMLSDSDMEVKQAAIKILKKCEPVTNLRPKF
- a CDS encoding glycine--tRNA ligase subunit beta; the encoded protein is MKTLLLEIGSEEIPAGYIEPALQSLSSTLLAKMTEARIEHGSVKVYGTPRRLAVEIKNVADKQKPLTSEMLGPPEKVGLDQEGHPTMAAEKFAEKVGVSVNALIVKDTEKGRYLCAKIIERGFATRTLLKKILPKVILAIPFPKTMKWAELDITFARPIHYIVALLGNQVIGFQVGATKSGRHSFGHYFMQPKKVNISSAADYVKILHKAQVYVDFEERRKLVEREINKAAKKVGGKVFSDEELVDINKNLVEYPIATAGKFDKEFLEIPGEILITAMRKHQKYFAVVDDKGKLMPCFIAVNNTRTRDLKLVATGHERVLRARLADAQFFFKSDVQESLDEWVERLKGVLFQAKLGTMYEKVKRVQKVAEYLADVSGQSSDLKKQVSRAAWLCKADLESQVVSEFPNLQGVMGRNYATIKKEPKDVAVAIEEHYRPTYSGGPLPETVTGGLLGIADKIDSICGFFSVGLIPTGASDPYALRRQGIGIIQIMHHQGFSFSLRELIAKSLNTYGLKGAKQIDEIADLVYKFLQNRMTHQLSEEGFSKDVIAAVADVSADNVTDVWNRVRALQELKTAPDFEPLAVAFKRVVNIIKKADLPTRKDVDTSLFENESESALYAAYKAVNNKVASLLEKGRLDQALREIASLRDSVDAFFDGVMVMVENKKIRNNRLSLLGLISDLFGLFADFAKIST